The Maridesulfovibrio sp. genomic sequence AGGGCTTCCTGAAATTTACGGGTGTTCTCTTCAGTCTGGTTGCCGGTAAGTTCTTTTTGCATTTCTGCAAATTTAGTCTGGAATTCTTCGCTGGATTTCTTTAAGTATTCCATGCCTTCAGTGCCGGCTTTACATTCTTTGAAAACTTTGTTGGTGTTTACAAATCCGATTTTGGCACCGGAAGTGCTCTGCTGCTGACATCCTGCAACAAATGCGGCCATGGCAATAATCAGTACGAGTTTCAGTGTGTTTTTAAACATTCATTACTCCGTGAGTTAAAATTATTTTCATTTGGAGTTATTCGGTATAAACTCGGAAGGGTGTCATGTAAAATAAAAAAATCATTATTCGGAAATTATGCGGCAATGAAATTAAAATTTTGTACATTTCCGAAAATTATGCTAAGAATATTTTCGAAAGTGAACACAGAAACGTGGTGGATCCGTATTTTTTCAATCAATTGGGGACAGTAAAAAAATACCCAAATAAAATATTGAGGACAAGATCATGAGAACCAAAGTTGTTGCCACCCTCGGCCCAGGGTCAAGTAATGTAGAGACCATTACCAAGATGGTCCAGAATGGAGTCAGGATTCTTCGTTTAAACTTTTCCCACTCTGATGCGGAGAGCTTTAAGCCTGTAATCGCAATGATTCGCCAGGTTGAAAAAGAACTTTCTATCCCCCTGACAATTATGGGTGACCTCTGCGGACCCAAGATCAGGGTCGGTGTTATTGAAGGTGCTCCCCACGATATTGAGTCCCGTGCTTATGTCTATCTCGGGCTCCCTGATGTTGCCGATAAAGCTGGAGACCTTCCTTTTATTCCTCTTGACCAGCCGGAATTGCTGCAGGGTCTTGAGGAAGGAATGGAAGTTTCTCTCAGTGACGGAATGCTTCAGTTTTTCGTAACCGAAACACTCGAAAAAAATAAACTCTATAAGCTACAGGCCCAGAACGCAGGTCTGCTTGCTTCCAAAAAAGGTATAACCTTCCCCGGCAAGCACATCGCGCTGCCCGCTTTTACCGAGAAGGACAAAGTGGATCTGGCCGGATGTATTGAAATCGGAGTTGATGCCATTGCCATGTCTTTTGTTCAGACCGCCCAGGACGTTCAGGATGTTTTGGATGCAATGAACAAGTTCGGTGTGGTGCTGCCGATTATTGCCAAGATTGAGCGTCAGAATGCAGTTGAAAATATTGAATCCATTCTGGAAGTTGCCAGCGGAATCATGGTTGCCCGCGGCGATCTGGGTCTTGAGTGCAAGCTTTCCACTGTACCTGTTATTCAGAAGAAACTTATCCGCGCAGCAAGGCATGCCCAGAAGCCGGTAATCGTAGCTACTCAGATGATGCTTTCCATGGTCAAGAACCCCATCCCCACCCGTGCGGAAGCAAATGATGTTGCCAACGCAATAATGGACGGCGCTGATTGCTGCATGCTCTCAGAAGAGACTGCAATCGGTGCATATCCTGCGGAGGCTGTCGGTTATATTAAAGAGATCGCGGAAGGAACCGAGCCTTATTATCTTGAGCGTAACAAGGGGCCTTACAAGCCTGCTGACGAAGTAGTGCCCAATCCGGTTAAATACCTTAGTTATTCTGCTTGCCTGCTGGCCAAGAATATCGACAGTCCGGCTATTATCTGCCATTCCTCAAGCGGTTCTTCCGCAAGACTTATGTGCAGTCGCAGGCCTGAACAGCCTGTTTATTGCCTGACCCCGGATAAAAGCGTTCCTGCCTACCTGAACTTCTTCTGGGGCATTATTCCTGTTGTTACTGAATCAAAACTCAGTAACCATAGAGATCGTCTGGTGGAATTTCTTGAAGCAAATGATAAATTTGTTCAAGGCGAGGGTTTTGTTCTTGTGTCCGGCCAGCCTACCCCTGGTCAGACTATGCCTAAGACTAATGAAGTTAAGCTCTATTACAAATAGTTAAACTATTAATATCACTAAAAAACTCCCGAAGTCTAAGATTTCGGGAGTTTTTTATTTTTCGCTTATTTTGTCTCTGATTAATCCGTAAAAGGATGTTGAGTCAGATTGAAAGCGCCAGCCCAAGTGGGTCATGCAACTTCTGCAGACAGCAACTTTCCATGTGTATCCAGAGAACCAGGTAAATTCATTGGAAGGTTTTCCGGCTGTTGCGCATCCTGTGGCGGCTGAAAAGCATCTGATCTGGAATACGTAGCCGTGGGGATTAAAAAAAGAATGTTCGTGGTTTTCATTCACTTTGGTGGCGAAGGAGCTGTCAGTAATCTCGGTCCCGCAGGCTCTGCAGGTAATTATTTTTTTTTCTGATTCACGCACTTCATCCTTATCTTCAACCTCAATTCCGGAGTCCGGCCCATGAGGAGTTGATTTAAGGAAAGAGCAGGGTGGGATGCTGTTATTTTGATTCATGGTTAAATTATAGCCTGCGGATGCGGAAAGCGCAAAAGAAAATAAATAATTGCGTGGAGTGCAGGTATGCGAACGGACAAAGAAAAAGGCTGCTTTCATTTGAAAGCAGCCTTTGAGCTATCTGGCTCCCCGGGAGGGACTTGAACCCCCAACCTAGTGATTAACAGTCACCCGCTCTGCCGATTGAGCCACCGAGGAATATTTATTGTTGTGCGGTTTCCCGCTGCAACGAGGATTGTTTCTACGGATTTGTTCTCATGTTGTCAAACATTATCTTCAAATTAATTCAATTTTTTTTAGTTTCTAAAGAAATTTTTCTGCGAGCCCTTATTTTTGGGGGCTAAATGAAAGGGACATATTTTAGAATGCGTCTGATCGTCGGTTAGGCACAATAGATGTGGCTGGTGGGGGGGGGAGGATTTC encodes the following:
- a CDS encoding OmpH family outer membrane protein, giving the protein MFKNTLKLVLIIAMAAFVAGCQQQSTSGAKIGFVNTNKVFKECKAGTEGMEYLKKSSEEFQTKFAEMQKELTGNQTEENTRKFQEALGEYQNKMGAEQNRIVEALQSSFTKAVEEYRTANGYAVILGTESAISYDKTADISDKIIEAMNKMDIKIKPE
- the pyk gene encoding pyruvate kinase; the encoded protein is MRTKVVATLGPGSSNVETITKMVQNGVRILRLNFSHSDAESFKPVIAMIRQVEKELSIPLTIMGDLCGPKIRVGVIEGAPHDIESRAYVYLGLPDVADKAGDLPFIPLDQPELLQGLEEGMEVSLSDGMLQFFVTETLEKNKLYKLQAQNAGLLASKKGITFPGKHIALPAFTEKDKVDLAGCIEIGVDAIAMSFVQTAQDVQDVLDAMNKFGVVLPIIAKIERQNAVENIESILEVASGIMVARGDLGLECKLSTVPVIQKKLIRAARHAQKPVIVATQMMLSMVKNPIPTRAEANDVANAIMDGADCCMLSEETAIGAYPAEAVGYIKEIAEGTEPYYLERNKGPYKPADEVVPNPVKYLSYSACLLAKNIDSPAIICHSSSGSSARLMCSRRPEQPVYCLTPDKSVPAYLNFFWGIIPVVTESKLSNHRDRLVEFLEANDKFVQGEGFVLVSGQPTPGQTMPKTNEVKLYYK
- a CDS encoding cereblon family protein, which produces MKAAFFFVRSHTCTPRNYLFSFALSASAGYNLTMNQNNSIPPCSFLKSTPHGPDSGIEVEDKDEVRESEKKIITCRACGTEITDSSFATKVNENHEHSFFNPHGYVFQIRCFSAATGCATAGKPSNEFTWFSGYTWKVAVCRSCMTHLGWRFQSDSTSFYGLIRDKISEK